The following coding sequences are from one Parabacteroides pacaensis window:
- a CDS encoding class I SAM-dependent rRNA methyltransferase, with translation MSYCKVFLKPKKEESLLRFHPWVFSGAIQSIKGQPAEGEIVEVYGANNQFLATGHYQIGSIAVRILSFKQQPVDAAFWGKRIRVAYQMRHTLGLAGALRNDTYRLVHGEGDNLPGLVIDMYAHTAVVQAHSVGMHHARFELAEALKNVLGTQLENIYYKSEATLPFKANLNAEDGYLFGGEVEDIALENGLKFYVDWQKGQKTGFFVDQRENRSLLEHYAKDRSVLNMFCYTGGFSFYAMRGGAKTVHSVDSSAKAISLTTRNVELNFPGDPRHEAYAEDAFKYLEKMGNNYDLIILDPPAFAKHKNVLRNALQGYRKLNAIAFEKIKPGGVLFTFSCSQVVSKENFRLAVFSAAAQSGRNVRILHQLTQPADHPVNIYHPEGEYLKGLVLYVE, from the coding sequence ATGAGCTATTGTAAAGTATTTCTCAAGCCCAAAAAGGAAGAGTCTCTCCTGCGTTTTCATCCGTGGGTATTTTCCGGAGCAATCCAATCTATTAAGGGACAACCTGCGGAAGGTGAAATAGTGGAGGTTTATGGTGCTAACAACCAGTTTTTAGCAACCGGTCACTACCAAATAGGGAGCATTGCCGTACGGATTCTTTCTTTTAAACAGCAACCTGTGGATGCGGCTTTTTGGGGAAAAAGGATCCGCGTCGCTTATCAAATGCGGCATACGCTAGGATTAGCCGGAGCTCTCCGGAACGATACATATCGATTGGTGCATGGAGAAGGCGATAATCTTCCGGGGCTTGTAATCGATATGTATGCTCACACAGCTGTAGTCCAAGCTCATTCGGTAGGTATGCATCATGCGCGGTTCGAATTAGCAGAGGCCCTGAAAAATGTCCTGGGGACACAGTTGGAAAATATATATTACAAGTCGGAAGCTACGTTACCTTTTAAAGCGAATCTGAATGCCGAAGATGGTTATTTGTTCGGGGGGGAGGTAGAAGATATTGCTTTGGAAAACGGGCTTAAGTTTTATGTGGATTGGCAGAAAGGTCAAAAGACAGGTTTTTTTGTAGATCAGCGGGAAAACCGCTCTTTGCTGGAACATTACGCGAAAGACCGTTCCGTGTTGAATATGTTTTGCTATACAGGAGGCTTTTCGTTTTATGCTATGCGGGGAGGTGCTAAGACAGTGCATTCGGTAGACAGCTCGGCGAAAGCTATTTCTCTTACGACACGTAACGTAGAACTTAATTTTCCCGGTGATCCGCGACACGAGGCGTATGCTGAAGATGCTTTTAAATATTTGGAAAAGATGGGGAATAATTATGATCTTATCATCTTGGACCCTCCAGCATTTGCAAAGCACAAAAATGTGTTGCGGAATGCTTTGCAAGGTTACCGGAAATTAAATGCCATTGCTTTTGAAAAGATCAAACCGGGAGGTGTTTTATTTACTTTTTCTTGTTCGCAGGTAGTAAGTAAAGAAAATTTCCGGTTAGCTGTGTTTAGTGCGGCTGCCCAATCAGGTAGGAATGTCCGTATTTTGCATCAACTCACTCAACCGGCCGATCATCCGGTAAATATTTATCATCCGGAAGGAGAATATCTAAAAGGTTTAGTACTTTATGTAGAATAA
- a CDS encoding NAD(P)H-dependent flavin oxidoreductase has product MANNRICDLFGIKYPVIQGGMVWCSGWRLASAVSNADGLGLLGAGSMYPEVLREHIRKCKSATDKPFGVNIPLMYPDIDTIMKILVEEEVKIVFTSAGNPKTWTSFLKGHGVTVAHVVSSARFALKCEEAGVDAVVAEGFEAGGHNGREETTTLCLVPAVRKSITLPLLAAGGIGTGNSMLAAFALGAEGVQIGTRFALTEESSAHEDFKSLCLSLNEGDTRLMLKKLAPTRLVKNEFFRQVEDAESRGVSVEEMRELLGKGRAKKGIFEGNLKEGELEIGQIASFFREKQTVEDVMEEIIREFNGGLDKLKEMSGL; this is encoded by the coding sequence ATGGCTAACAATAGAATTTGTGATTTATTCGGAATAAAATATCCGGTTATCCAAGGGGGAATGGTTTGGTGTAGCGGTTGGCGGTTGGCTTCGGCAGTAAGTAATGCCGACGGCTTGGGATTATTGGGAGCGGGTTCCATGTATCCGGAAGTACTTCGCGAACATATCCGCAAGTGTAAGTCGGCAACTGATAAACCATTCGGTGTAAATATACCTCTCATGTATCCGGATATAGATACTATCATGAAGATTTTGGTAGAAGAAGAAGTAAAGATTGTTTTTACATCTGCAGGAAATCCTAAGACGTGGACTTCTTTCCTGAAGGGGCACGGTGTTACGGTGGCTCATGTAGTGTCCAGTGCCAGGTTTGCCCTTAAATGCGAAGAGGCCGGAGTCGATGCGGTAGTTGCCGAGGGTTTTGAGGCCGGGGGGCATAACGGACGGGAAGAGACTACTACTCTTTGCCTGGTTCCTGCCGTACGTAAAAGTATTACTCTTCCTCTTTTGGCTGCCGGAGGAATTGGTACAGGAAATAGTATGTTAGCTGCATTCGCTTTGGGAGCAGAAGGAGTCCAGATAGGTACACGTTTTGCTTTGACGGAAGAAAGCTCGGCTCATGAAGATTTCAAAAGCCTTTGCTTGTCTTTAAATGAAGGTGATACACGTCTGATGCTGAAAAAGCTGGCTCCTACCCGATTAGTTAAGAATGAATTTTTCCGGCAGGTAGAGGATGCAGAAAGCCGGGGTGTTTCTGTGGAAGAAATGCGTGAATTACTAGGAAAAGGCCGGGCTAAGAAGGGTATTTTTGAAGGGAACTTGAAAGAGGGGGAATTGGAAATAGGACAGATTGCTTCTTTTTTCCGTGAAAAACAAACGGTGGAGGATGTGATGGAAGAAATCATCCGTGAATTTAATGGCGGTTTGGATAAACTAAAAGAAATGTCCGGCTTGTAA
- a CDS encoding beta-propeller domain-containing protein: MDLTHLISAVAAVAVLGLFSCCQGKKAHDKLLLGGSGWNKLVILDKNTKKIEWEHPIESDQECNSVAATPQGNILYSYKGGAKLITRDHKELWNIPAPDGCEMQTAFVMDEGNYLLAWCGHPATILEVTPEGKILSKTEYETGIDNPHAQFRQVRKNKHDNYLIPLFETGDIREVTPKGDLIRIIKIGGTPFTTAELPNGNHLIAGGDGHYYMEMNLDTEQVIRKINADDMEGVSFYFVAGLLPTPEGGEYVCNWQGHGTDANAGKHPQLIEVNKEGKIIWSLNDNEKFGMISSVSLIR; the protein is encoded by the coding sequence ATGGATTTAACACACCTCATTTCCGCCGTTGCAGCCGTTGCTGTTCTCGGTCTTTTTTCCTGTTGCCAAGGGAAGAAAGCTCATGATAAACTATTGCTTGGCGGTTCCGGCTGGAACAAACTTGTTATTTTAGATAAAAACACAAAAAAGATTGAGTGGGAGCATCCTATTGAATCGGATCAAGAGTGTAATTCGGTAGCTGCGACCCCACAAGGTAATATTCTTTATTCTTATAAAGGAGGAGCCAAGTTAATCACAAGAGACCACAAAGAATTGTGGAATATACCGGCTCCGGACGGCTGTGAAATGCAAACTGCCTTTGTTATGGACGAGGGGAACTATCTGCTTGCCTGGTGTGGCCATCCGGCTACCATTTTAGAAGTAACGCCGGAGGGTAAAATACTCTCTAAAACAGAATACGAAACAGGTATAGATAATCCGCACGCTCAATTTCGCCAGGTACGAAAAAACAAGCATGACAATTATCTGATTCCTCTTTTCGAAACGGGCGACATACGTGAAGTTACTCCCAAAGGAGATTTGATAAGAATAATTAAAATAGGAGGGACTCCTTTTACTACGGCGGAATTACCCAATGGCAATCATCTGATAGCCGGAGGAGACGGTCATTATTATATGGAAATGAACTTGGATACGGAACAAGTGATCCGTAAAATTAATGCGGACGACATGGAAGGTGTGTCTTTCTATTTCGTTGCCGGATTGTTACCTACTCCGGAAGGTGGCGAATATGTTTGTAACTGGCAAGGGCACGGAACAGATGCGAATGCAGGTAAGCACCCCCAGCTGATTGAAGTAAACAAAGAAGGTAAAATTATCTGGTCGTTAAACGATAATGAGAAATTCGGAATGATTTCTTCTGTTAGTTTGATCCGGTAA
- the lsrF gene encoding 3-hydroxy-5-phosphonooxypentane-2,4-dione thiolase, producing MADLDDLREGADFGVGITSRNQGFHVKGAANLPWGMKDRLSRIFNPETGKAVMLAFDHGFIMGPTSGLERIDLNIIPLIRYADCLMCTRGILQSTIPPDTNKPVCLRSDAGTSVLTELNDNVLIDIEDAIRMNVSAMAVMLAIGDVAYEAKTIANLYKAVDKASRYNIPVMGVTAVGKQMARDARYFGLASRICAENGANIVKTYYCDGFEKVTAACPVPVVIAGGKKLEEKEALELCYKAINEGAAGVDMGRNVFQSKFPIAMIQAVHAVVHDNITPDQGYEMFKDLAE from the coding sequence ATGGCAGATTTAGACGATCTAAGAGAAGGGGCTGATTTCGGTGTGGGTATTACCTCCCGGAATCAAGGCTTTCATGTAAAAGGAGCCGCTAATTTACCTTGGGGCATGAAAGACCGTTTATCCCGAATTTTTAATCCTGAAACCGGTAAAGCAGTCATGCTGGCTTTCGACCACGGTTTTATCATGGGCCCTACTTCCGGCCTGGAACGTATTGACCTCAATATTATACCCTTAATCCGATATGCGGATTGTTTAATGTGTACCCGGGGAATATTGCAATCCACCATTCCCCCCGATACCAATAAACCTGTTTGCCTCCGTTCGGATGCCGGCACATCGGTTTTAACCGAACTCAACGATAACGTGCTGATCGATATAGAAGATGCTATCCGGATGAACGTTTCGGCCATGGCAGTCATGCTGGCTATAGGAGATGTCGCGTATGAAGCAAAAACAATAGCCAATTTATACAAAGCAGTGGATAAGGCAAGCAGGTATAATATTCCGGTGATGGGTGTGACGGCGGTCGGGAAACAAATGGCACGCGATGCTCGCTACTTCGGTTTGGCCTCACGCATCTGTGCGGAAAACGGAGCCAATATCGTTAAAACCTATTATTGTGATGGATTTGAGAAAGTAACTGCTGCCTGTCCTGTTCCTGTAGTCATTGCCGGAGGCAAGAAACTGGAAGAAAAAGAAGCACTGGAGCTTTGTTACAAAGCGATCAATGAAGGAGCTGCGGGGGTGGATATGGGACGGAATGTGTTTCAGAGTAAATTTCCTATTGCTATGATCCAGGCTGTACATGCTGTAGTTCACGATAACATTACGCCGGATCAAGGATACGAAATGTTCAAAGATCTTGCTGAATAA